A stretch of the Lolium perenne isolate Kyuss_39 chromosome 3, Kyuss_2.0, whole genome shotgun sequence genome encodes the following:
- the LOC127341407 gene encoding uncharacterized protein isoform X1 — MPVVDFIEVRDDFIDLTSDEETVQQDNIATQPQATLLDRQAVFVVADEGKQDGQAAFVSAGEGSQEATESGNALVATTSPSVMKKALLDMAESQNCPSSPTSAPLASPACATPKVLSSEVGHPKQDVFVLAGEGSQDAQTAFVSAGEGSQEDTESANALVATATPLAMEKVPIDTAESKSCPNSPTSAPLPSPASITLKAVTSEDGDTQLGATVSPSGMEKPLLDTAESKNCPNSPASTPLPSLVSSTPKVLTSEDGDTQLGATISPSGMENALLDTAKSKNCPTSPESAPLPSMASTTPKTPTSEDGDTKLVRAKHPKKNYHASTPRRSPRLRECCNNPVEELTTGHKRSRMLKPAEELAAASDDAESTKTFSTDNAN; from the exons ATGCCAGTTGTAGATTTCATAGAAGTGAGGGATGATTTTATTGACTTGACCAGCGACGAGGAGACTGTTCAACAGGATAACATTGCAACTCAGCCCCAGGCGACGTTGCTGGATAGGCAGGCTGTGTTTGTCGTAGCTGATGAAGGAAAGCAAGATGGGCAGGCTGCATTTGTCTCTGCTGGTGAAGGAAGTCAAGAAGCTACTGAATCTGGAAATGCTTTGGTGGCTACCACATCTCCCTCAGTTATGAAAAAAGCGCTTCTGGATATGGCTGAATCACAGAATTGTCCTAGCTCCCCAACATCAGCTCCACTCGCCA GCCCGGCTTGTGCCACTCCGAAGGTTCTGTCCTCGGAAGTTGGTCACCCAAAGCAGGATGTGTTTGTCCTAGCTGGTGAAGGAAGTCAAGATGCGCAGACTGCATTTGTCTCAGCTGGCGAAGGAAGTCAAGAGGATACCGAGTCTGCAAATGCTTTGGTAGCTACCGCAACGCCCTTGGCCATGGAAAAAGTGCCTATTGATACGGCTGAATCGAAGAGTTGTCCTAATTCCCCAACATCAGCACCACTCCCCA GCCCGGCTTCGATCACTCTGAAGGCTGTGACCTCTGAAGATGGCGACACACAGTTGGGAGCTACCGTATCGCCCTCGGGTATGGAAAAACCGCTTCTTGATACTGCTGAATCAAAGAATTGTCCTAACTCCCCAGCATCAACGCCACTCCCCA GCCTGGTTTCTAGCACTCCGAAGGTTCTGACCTCTGAAGATGGTGACACACAGCTCGGAGCTACTATATCGCCCTCGGGTATGGAAAATGCGCTTCTTGATACTGCTAAATCAAAGAATTGTCCTACCTCCCCAGAATCAGCGCCACTCCCCA GCATGGCTTCTACCACTCCGAAGACTCCAACGTCTGAAGATGGTGACACAAAGCTGGTGAGAGCGAAACATCCTAAGAAGAACTACCACGCAAGTACTCCAAGGAGAAGCCCTAGATTGCGCGAATGTTgtaacaatcctgtggaagagctGACAACCGGTCACAAGAGGTCTCGCATGCTGAAGCCAGCAGAAGAATTGGCTGCTGCTAGTGACGATGCAGAATCTACAAAGACCTTCTCTACTGACAATGCAAACTAA
- the LOC127341407 gene encoding uncharacterized protein isoform X2, whose product MPVVDFIEVRDDFIDLTSDEETVQQDNIATQPQATLLDRQAVFVVADEGKQDGQAAFVSAGEGSQEATESGNALVATTSPSVMKKALLDMAESQNCPSSPTSAPLASPACATPKVLSSEVGHPKQDVFVLAGEGSQDAQTAFVSAGEGSQEDTESANALVATATPLAMEKVPIDTAESKSCPNSPTSAPLPSPASITLKAVTSEDGDTQLGATVSPSGMEKPLLDTAESKNCPNSPASTPLPSLVSSTPKVLTSEDGDTQLGATISPSGMASTTPKTPTSEDGDTKLVRAKHPKKNYHASTPRRSPRLRECCNNPVEELTTGHKRSRMLKPAEELAAASDDAESTKTFSTDNAN is encoded by the exons ATGCCAGTTGTAGATTTCATAGAAGTGAGGGATGATTTTATTGACTTGACCAGCGACGAGGAGACTGTTCAACAGGATAACATTGCAACTCAGCCCCAGGCGACGTTGCTGGATAGGCAGGCTGTGTTTGTCGTAGCTGATGAAGGAAAGCAAGATGGGCAGGCTGCATTTGTCTCTGCTGGTGAAGGAAGTCAAGAAGCTACTGAATCTGGAAATGCTTTGGTGGCTACCACATCTCCCTCAGTTATGAAAAAAGCGCTTCTGGATATGGCTGAATCACAGAATTGTCCTAGCTCCCCAACATCAGCTCCACTCGCCA GCCCGGCTTGTGCCACTCCGAAGGTTCTGTCCTCGGAAGTTGGTCACCCAAAGCAGGATGTGTTTGTCCTAGCTGGTGAAGGAAGTCAAGATGCGCAGACTGCATTTGTCTCAGCTGGCGAAGGAAGTCAAGAGGATACCGAGTCTGCAAATGCTTTGGTAGCTACCGCAACGCCCTTGGCCATGGAAAAAGTGCCTATTGATACGGCTGAATCGAAGAGTTGTCCTAATTCCCCAACATCAGCACCACTCCCCA GCCCGGCTTCGATCACTCTGAAGGCTGTGACCTCTGAAGATGGCGACACACAGTTGGGAGCTACCGTATCGCCCTCGGGTATGGAAAAACCGCTTCTTGATACTGCTGAATCAAAGAATTGTCCTAACTCCCCAGCATCAACGCCACTCCCCA GCCTGGTTTCTAGCACTCCGAAGGTTCTGACCTCTGAAGATGGTGACACACAGCTCGGAGCTACTATATCGCCCTCGG GCATGGCTTCTACCACTCCGAAGACTCCAACGTCTGAAGATGGTGACACAAAGCTGGTGAGAGCGAAACATCCTAAGAAGAACTACCACGCAAGTACTCCAAGGAGAAGCCCTAGATTGCGCGAATGTTgtaacaatcctgtggaagagctGACAACCGGTCACAAGAGGTCTCGCATGCTGAAGCCAGCAGAAGAATTGGCTGCTGCTAGTGACGATGCAGAATCTACAAAGACCTTCTCTACTGACAATGCAAACTAA